From the genome of Cryptococcus neoformans var. neoformans B-3501A chromosome 1, whole genome shotgun sequence, one region includes:
- a CDS encoding hypothetical protein (Match to EST gb|CF191211.1|CF191211; HMMPfam hit to FAA_hydrolase, Fumarylacetoacetate (FAA) hydrolase family, score: 170.7, E(): 3.1e-48) → MLPCITTLIRPAFSPIHNIRAMSSFSRLVRFVPKSSSTPLIGEPVNADLDIGLAAYESKPVEIEVFSGTSVLNPGEKTGKKEIVERLLSPLAQSEVGTIRCIGLNYVNHAKEVNLPMPDIPTLFMKPSTSLADPFPSPTIIPKAFVASNSADFESEVAFVIGKDAKNVSEEEALDYVLGFTAANDVSSREAQFAQSQWCYSKSFDGACPIGPALVNKNQANKFSDVKIEGSLNGKTVQSSRLDDLIFSVPKIVSFLSQGTTLPAGTIIITGTPAGVGWSSTPRITLKDGDEFRVFVSHGVGTLINKIVEEK, encoded by the exons ATGCTCCCCTGTATAACTACTCTGATTCGACCTGCTTTTTCTCCTATACACAACATCAGAGCCatgtcctccttctctcgacTTGTTCGATTCGTCCccaaatcctcctccacaccGCTTATTGGTGAACCGGTCAACGCCGACCTCGACATCGGTCTCGCCGCGTACGAGTCAAAACCTGTCGAAATTGAGGTGTTCTCTGGTACTTCTGTCCTCAACCCCGGAGAGAAGACTGGCAAAAAGGAAATTGTCGAGAGGCTTTTGAGCCCATTAGCCCAGTCTGAAGTCGGCACGATACGATGTATCGGTCTGAAT TACGTTAACCACGCTAAGGAGGTCAATCTTCCCATGCCCGATATCCCCACCCTTTTTATGAAGCCTTCTACATCTCTCGCCgatccctttccttcccctaCCATTATCCCCAAGGCTTTTGTCGCTTCCAACTCTGCTGATTTCGAGTCGGAAGTCGCATTCGTGATTGGCAAGGATGCCAAGAACGTTTCCGAAGAGGAGGCTCTTGACTACGTCCTTGG TTTTACCGCCGCCAACGACGTTTCCTCCCGAGAAGCTCAGTTCGCCCAGTCTCAATGGTGTTATTCCAAGTCTTTCGACGGCGCTTGCCCTATTGGTCCGGCCCTCGTCAACAAGAACCAAGCCAACAAGTTCTCCGATGTCAAGATTGAGGGCTCTCTTAACGGAAAGACAGTCCAATCTAGCCGCCTCGA TGACTTGATCTTTTCTGTTCCCAAGAttgtttctttcctttcccaaGGTACCACTCTTCCTGCTGGTacgatcatcatcactgG TACCCCTGCCGGTGTCGGATGGTCATCTACTCCACGAATCACTCTCAAGGATGGCGACGAGTTCCGAGTATTTGTTTCCCATGGTGTTGGTACCTTGATTAACAAGATTGTTGAGGAGAAATAG